In one Eschrichtius robustus isolate mEscRob2 chromosome 15, mEscRob2.pri, whole genome shotgun sequence genomic region, the following are encoded:
- the BCL2L11 gene encoding bcl-2-like protein 11 isoform X5 produces the protein MAKQPSDVSSECDREGGQLQPAERPPQLRPGAPISLQTERQGNPEGEGDRCPQGSPQGPLAPPASPGPFATRSPLFIFVRRSSLLSRSSSGYFSFDTDRSPAPMSCDKSTQTPSPPCQAFNHYLSAMGLSE, from the coding sequence ATGGCAAAGCAACCTTCCGATGTAAGTTCTGAGTGTGACAGAGAAGGTGGACAATTGCAGCCTGCCGAAAGGCCTCCTCAGCTCAGgcctggggcccccatctctCTACAGACAGAGCGGCAAGGTAATCCCGAAGGAGAAGGGGACCGCTGCCCCCAAGGCAGCCCGCAGGGCCCACTGGCCCCACCGGCCAGTCCCGGCCCTTTCGCTACCAGATCCCCGCTTTTCATCTTCGTGAGAAGATCTTCCCTGCTGTCTCGATCCTCCAGTGGGTATTTCTCTTTTGACACAGACAGGAGCCCGGCACCCATGAGTTGTGACAAATCAACACAAACCCCAAGTCCTCCTTGCCAGGCCTTCAACCATTATCTCAGTGCGATGG
- the BCL2L11 gene encoding bcl-2-like protein 11 isoform X7, whose protein sequence is MAKQPSDVSSECDREGGQLQPAERPPQLRPGAPISLQTERQGNPEGEGDRCPQGSPQGPLAPPASPGPFATRSPLFIFVRRSSLLSRSSSLSE, encoded by the coding sequence ATGGCAAAGCAACCTTCCGATGTAAGTTCTGAGTGTGACAGAGAAGGTGGACAATTGCAGCCTGCCGAAAGGCCTCCTCAGCTCAGgcctggggcccccatctctCTACAGACAGAGCGGCAAGGTAATCCCGAAGGAGAAGGGGACCGCTGCCCCCAAGGCAGCCCGCAGGGCCCACTGGCCCCACCGGCCAGTCCCGGCCCTTTCGCTACCAGATCCCCGCTTTTCATCTTCGTGAGAAGATCTTCCCTGCTGTCTCGATCCTCCA